The genomic region ATTGAGGCCCGGGTTAAAGCAGGAATATAGGAGATTCGGATTACAGCGGCTACGTTCATGAGCAAAAAGCAAAAGCGAGAGGATGCTGTATAAAGACCGACTTCCTTCTCTGTTAGAAGAAATCCCATGAGTACCACATCGAAGGTAAAAATAAGCATTCTCAACAGATGCGCAAGAACCGAAAAACCTGAATTTTGAAGCATATACCAGCCTTCCCGAAAGTCCCATCTGAATCTTCTAAAATGAATAAGAGGTACCGTCAGTAAAAATGCAGTACCCAATTCACCCAGGAACTGACTTATGGGAGCCCATAAGATATCTTGGGGACCTTTCACAGTGTGTAAGAGGGCCGCCACATATAGAATCTGTCCTGACACCAGAGCCAAACCGACTCGATGATTCCGTTCCAGTCCCTTGTATACCCAAGAAGTATCCAGGGCTAAAGAGAAAAAGGAGAGGCCCGTAAGAACTACAACCTGTTTAACCAGGATCGGTTTGTTTAGAAGCCAGGCGATTAAACTGAGAAGTGACAGAGCTACAAAGGCCAAAACCAGCCTGACCAGCGTTACACTCAGAGCGATGTCAGGAGCCTCTTGGGGTCGGCGGGCCACTTCACGGGATCCGATATCCTGGAAACCAGCATGGATAGGAAGAGACAGGTAACCGTAGAGAGCATTGGCAAAACCAATAATACCAAATCCGGCGGGTCCCAACTCTCGCGTAAGATAGGCAGTTCCCACGTAAGCTACCAGGCGGGCCATAACCTCCCCGCTTCCTAAAGACAAAATATTGATAACTACCTTCTTAGATCCCATGGATGTAAGGGGCTGCTTCCATATTTCTGAGCCCGATGATTCAGGATCAGCCTTTTCGGCCATCCAACTTCTAACTGCAAGGATTAAAACCTATCCTCTGCCAGGTTGAGACCTTGCCTAAATGGTAGGAGTAACCGCTGGTGGCTGCCCTGTTTAAGGGCCGGGGGATCGCCCTGCTTTCTTCTACGAAACTTCTATTTAGATTTAGTATCAGGTAAAGGATAGGATGAGAATAAAACAAATTTCAGGTGTGTCAAGGGATTTCCTGACCGGTCCTAAAGACTTGTAAGGGAAGGTATCGGATCAAGAGGAGGGGTAAATGGAGAGAATTCTATTGACTTTTTGACCTGACCCGTATTAGTTGATAAAGGTGATGAAGATTAAGAAAAGTGGGAACCCAGGCTCTATAAATTTAAAAAAGTGGTTTCAGATTCATACCTGGAGTGCTTTAGCCTCCCTGATTATTTTGTGGATACTGGCCGTGACCGGGATCTTCATTTACCCTTCCGATCAGTTCGGATTACGTCAGGTCTCTATTCAATCGAAATGGTTACCTGCTCTCTATGAAGTAAATGCCTGGGGATCTCTTATGCGCTCTCTGGCGGTAACCCCGGAAGGATGGTTTTATGCCACCCATCGTAAAGGAATTTTCTTCAGCCAGGATAATGGGCAGAGTTGGGAAGATATCACCAGCAAGATCCCGGGGAGTTTAGACCTTCCCCAAGGGTTGTTTCCCCCTGTATTGGCTATTTATCCCTATGATCCCAAAATCATTATTGCCAGTAAGGGAAAAGGGCTGGCCCGTTCTAATAACAGTGGAAAAACATGGGAGCCCTTTGGAAATTCCGATGGAGAAGATCTTTCTCAAAGTGGAATTCAGGATATTACCTATGATCCACCGGCCGAGGCCGTCCTGGTAGTGGATGAAAATGGGCTGGTTTATCGCCGCTCCCTTATTCCGGACAAAGACGAAGGCTGGGAAATGATTTCTTTAAATCCACCTTATGGAGAACAACGAGGTGTGGGGATATTAAACTGGAAAGAGGTAGCCCTCCATCTCCATAACGGTCAACTCTTCAGTCGTCAACACTGGTGGCCGGTTAATCATGGATTTGGTCTGGTTTTAATTCTTCTCTCCTCAACCGGATTGGTTTTATGGCTCCGAAGAAAGCAGAATCAAGGTGGGTCGGGAGAAAACTTCAAGCGCCTGATTAAGTCTAAATTTTTTCGGATCCTCCACCATCTGGGAGGTCTGGTGAGCTGGCCTTTGTTTTTACTCTTTCCCCTCACCGGGATTCTTCTTATTCATTATGTGGATTTTCCGGCTCTGATCAATGATGGCCTCCCCACGCGCTGGCTCCCTCCCCAATTCGATCAAAATCAATGGAAGGGTCCTGTAACGTTGAACTTACGGGCTTTGGCCCTTAGCTTCAATAATCCACCCCGGTTATGGGTCGGTCATACGGACGGTCTTTTCATGAGTGAGGATGGGGGTCGACACTGGAGTCCTATGGGAGATTCTCTCCAGGCCCCGGTATTAAAGGGGATCGACCGTCTGCTCATTGCTCCTCGCTGGTTGGAGTACATTTATACAGGGAATTCCCGAGGATTGATGGTCAGTCGGGATTATGGTCATCATTGGGAACGTCTATTGGATCAGCCGGTTGATGCCCTTTACGCTGACCGGGAAACCCTTTACGTAGTTTCCGGAGAGAACCTTTTTACCCAAAAGTTCCGAACTTTGGCTGCACTGGCTTCTTTCACCT from Candidatus Limnocylindrales bacterium harbors:
- a CDS encoding oligosaccharide flippase family protein; the encoded protein is MAEKADPESSGSEIWKQPLTSMGSKKVVINILSLGSGEVMARLVAYVGTAYLTRELGPAGFGIIGFANALYGYLSLPIHAGFQDIGSREVARRPQEAPDIALSVTLVRLVLAFVALSLLSLIAWLLNKPILVKQVVVLTGLSFFSLALDTSWVYKGLERNHRVGLALVSGQILYVAALLHTVKGPQDILWAPISQFLGELGTAFLLTVPLIHFRRFRWDFREGWYMLQNSGFSVLAHLLRMLIFTFDVVLMGFLLTEKEVGLYTASSRFCFLLMNVAAVIRISYIPALTRASIQGTQQITEAAGHSIELSSVISIPLTIGGILVAAPLLTTLFGPGYEEGAGAFRLLILSFGLIFFSDVAQNILLVGNRMKMHMGMVAVAAGINMGLNWVLIPRYGLMGAAFTTLLAEILLLLMEFWVVYRMGVRIDLKPVIRPLLAAGVMGLGLIALGSGQALSLYLGVGGILYFFVLAGLRGIPRDLQSYFPMKR
- a CDS encoding PepSY domain-containing protein, translating into MKIKKSGNPGSINLKKWFQIHTWSALASLIILWILAVTGIFIYPSDQFGLRQVSIQSKWLPALYEVNAWGSLMRSLAVTPEGWFYATHRKGIFFSQDNGQSWEDITSKIPGSLDLPQGLFPPVLAIYPYDPKIIIASKGKGLARSNNSGKTWEPFGNSDGEDLSQSGIQDITYDPPAEAVLVVDENGLVYRRSLIPDKDEGWEMISLNPPYGEQRGVGILNWKEVALHLHNGQLFSRQHWWPVNHGFGLVLILLSSTGLVLWLRRKQNQGGSGENFKRLIKSKFFRILHHLGGLVSWPLFLLFPLTGILLIHYVDFPALINDGLPTRWLPPQFDQNQWKGPVTLNLRALALSFNNPPRLWVGHTDGLFMSEDGGRHWSPMGDSLQAPVLKGIDRLLIAPRWLEYIYTGNSRGLMVSRDYGHHWERLLDQPVDALYADRETLYVVSGENLFTQKFRTLAALASFTWTRTPLNPPYGLNRSLRQTNLYQLLHDLHSGQLLGTWFRYVLDMVAGLMILQNITGLVLWGLPRWKRWQRTRSKVNKKHPYAYQNHT